One stretch of Segatella copri DNA includes these proteins:
- a CDS encoding CobW family GTP-binding protein codes for MNTKKEVPVLLLTGYLGSGKTTLLNKILANEKGIKFAVIVNDIGEVNIDAALIEKGGVVGQKDDSLVSLQNGCICCTLKMDLVEQLKEIVDMKRFDYIVIEASGICEPAPIAQTICSIPSLGPQYIENGILRLDSIVTVVDALRMKDEFSNGSDLMKKNMDEEDLASLVIQQIEFCNIILLNKAAEVEPKELEHLKQIIRAIQPKAEIFECNYGDVDLNLIVNTKKFDWETVATSAGWIQEIESERNEEHEEDDKEEAHEHHHDHDEEDEHEHHHHDHDDHDHDHDEHEHHHHHHHHDHDHDHEGGEVEEYGIGTFVYYRRKPFDLGLFDDFVARKWPRDVVRAKGICYFDDERDMCYVFEQAGKQKTVKQAGQWLATMPKDELAQVLMNNPQLQKEWDQELGDRMIKIVFIGQHIKEQKDAIIAELDKCLA; via the coding sequence ATGAACACAAAGAAGGAAGTGCCTGTATTGCTCTTGACAGGCTACCTGGGTAGTGGAAAGACAACCCTTCTCAACAAGATTTTAGCTAACGAAAAAGGTATTAAGTTTGCCGTCATCGTCAACGATATTGGTGAAGTCAATATTGATGCAGCCCTGATAGAAAAAGGTGGCGTAGTAGGTCAGAAAGATGATTCGCTCGTTTCTCTCCAGAATGGTTGCATCTGCTGCACATTGAAGATGGACCTGGTTGAACAGCTCAAGGAAATCGTAGACATGAAGCGTTTCGATTACATCGTCATCGAGGCTTCCGGAATCTGCGAGCCTGCTCCTATTGCACAGACCATCTGCTCTATCCCATCCCTCGGTCCTCAGTACATCGAGAATGGCATTCTGCGCCTTGACAGCATCGTTACCGTAGTAGATGCTTTGCGTATGAAGGATGAATTCTCCAACGGCAGCGACCTGATGAAGAAGAATATGGATGAGGAAGATTTGGCTTCTCTCGTCATCCAGCAGATTGAGTTCTGCAACATCATTCTTCTGAACAAGGCTGCAGAGGTTGAACCAAAGGAACTGGAGCACCTGAAGCAGATTATCCGTGCCATCCAGCCTAAGGCAGAAATCTTTGAATGCAACTATGGTGACGTTGACTTGAATCTGATCGTCAACACCAAGAAGTTTGATTGGGAAACCGTAGCCACTTCGGCCGGCTGGATTCAGGAGATTGAATCAGAAAGAAACGAAGAGCATGAAGAAGATGATAAAGAAGAAGCACATGAACATCATCACGATCATGACGAGGAAGACGAACATGAGCATCATCATCATGACCACGATGACCATGACCACGACCACGATGAGCATGAGCACCATCACCATCATCATCACCACGATCATGACCATGATCATGAAGGCGGAGAAGTTGAGGAATACGGAATCGGCACCTTCGTTTACTATCGTCGCAAGCCTTTCGACCTGGGTCTCTTCGATGATTTCGTAGCAAGAAAATGGCCTAGAGACGTGGTTCGCGCCAAGGGAATCTGCTATTTCGATGATGAGCGCGACATGTGCTACGTGTTCGAACAGGCTGGCAAGCAGAAGACTGTAAAGCAGGCTGGCCAATGGTTGGCTACCATGCCGAAAGACGAACTCGCCCAGGTCTTGATGAATAACCCACAGCTGCAGAAGGAATGGGATCAGGAATTGGGCGACCGCATGATAAAAATCGTATTCATCGGTCAGCATATCAAGGAGCAGAAAGATGCTATCATTGCTGAGCTCGACAAGTGCTTGGCATAA
- a CDS encoding M48 family metallopeptidase, which translates to MKKFKVLVLTVVAVLALSSCGTTQTVPLTGRTHRISVSDEQVLSLSNQEYTKYMASAKKSTNAANTAMVQRVGKRLANAVELYLKQNGFEADVKNYSWEFNLVQDKSANAFCMPGGKIVVYEGLLPYTQNETGLAIVLGHEIAHAVAKHSAEQLTKQQNQQTGTSILGTVLNQTVGNGVGNVASAVAGQYFSFRNLKYSRDNETEADYMGLIFAAMAGYDPQQAIPFWKRMSQGSSSNQSDIFSDHPSDAKRIAALQKEMPTALKYYKPQTTFKVGSTSKTSTTRKKTTTRRR; encoded by the coding sequence ATGAAAAAGTTTAAGGTTTTAGTTCTGACGGTTGTGGCAGTCCTTGCGCTGTCATCTTGCGGCACTACTCAGACGGTGCCTCTGACCGGTCGCACTCATCGCATCTCTGTATCCGATGAGCAGGTTCTCAGTCTGTCTAATCAGGAATACACAAAGTACATGGCTTCTGCCAAGAAGTCGACCAATGCAGCCAATACGGCGATGGTTCAGCGGGTAGGAAAAAGACTTGCCAATGCTGTTGAACTCTATTTGAAGCAGAATGGATTTGAAGCCGACGTGAAGAATTATTCATGGGAATTCAACCTGGTACAAGATAAGTCTGCCAATGCATTCTGTATGCCTGGCGGTAAAATCGTGGTTTATGAAGGACTTTTGCCTTACACTCAGAATGAAACCGGTTTGGCAATCGTTTTGGGTCACGAAATAGCTCATGCTGTGGCTAAACATAGTGCTGAGCAGCTCACCAAACAGCAGAATCAGCAAACCGGTACAAGTATCCTGGGAACTGTGTTGAACCAGACAGTAGGTAATGGTGTAGGTAATGTGGCAAGTGCAGTTGCCGGACAGTATTTCTCATTCCGCAATCTGAAGTATTCCCGTGATAATGAAACCGAGGCAGATTACATGGGGCTTATCTTCGCAGCCATGGCAGGTTACGATCCTCAGCAGGCCATTCCTTTCTGGAAGAGAATGTCACAGGGCTCAAGCAGCAATCAGAGCGATATTTTCAGTGATCACCCTTCAGACGCCAAGCGTATTGCTGCCTTGCAGAAGGAAATGCCTACTGCGCTGAAGTATTATAAACCTCAGACAACTTTTAAGGTAGGTTCTACGAGCAAGACTTCTACAACCAGAAAGAAGACTACAACCCGCAGAAGATAA
- a CDS encoding NfeD family protein: MEYLSHNLWLIWTSVMFICLILELSSGDFYVTCFAIGALISIPVAIVGAPFWVQVVVWAICSMLSIWLVRPHLLKSLHKGGEDRRSNADALAGQIGEVTEMIPAGGYGRVKLDGDDWKAEAPHLAEPLAVGDKVRILGHESIILKVEKV; encoded by the coding sequence ATGGAGTATTTATCTCATAACCTTTGGCTGATATGGACATCGGTGATGTTCATCTGCCTCATCTTAGAGTTGTCTTCGGGCGATTTCTATGTTACTTGTTTTGCCATTGGTGCGCTCATCAGCATTCCTGTGGCAATAGTAGGAGCACCTTTCTGGGTGCAGGTAGTGGTTTGGGCTATCTGCTCTATGCTTAGCATCTGGTTGGTTCGTCCGCATCTGCTGAAATCGCTACACAAGGGTGGGGAAGACCGCCGCAGTAATGCCGATGCGCTGGCAGGACAGATAGGGGAAGTGACCGAGATGATTCCTGCCGGAGGATATGGTAGAGTGAAGCTGGATGGAGATGATTGGAAAGCGGAAGCTCCGCATCTTGCCGAACCGCTTGCTGTAGGCGATAAGGTTCGAATCTTAGGTCACGAATCTATCATCCTCAAGGTAGAAAAAGTTTAG
- a CDS encoding SPFH domain-containing protein, with protein MNIGIYVLVALVALALVVVKKTIVIIPQSETKIIERLGRYFATLKPGINVIIPFIDHAKDIVSMRNGRYVYTNSIDLREQVYDFDRQNVITKDNIQMQINALLYFQIVDPFKSVYEINNLPNAIEKLTQTTLRNIIGEMELDQTLTSRDTINTKLRAVLDDATNKWGIKVNRVELQDITPPESVLQAMEKQMQAERNKRATILTSEGEKEKQRLLSEGEKAAIVNKAEAAKQQAILNAEGEATARIRKAEAEAIAIQKITEAVGQSTNPANYLLAQKYISMMQEVAQGKDNKVVYLPYEATNLLGSIGGIKDLFKG; from the coding sequence ATGAACATAGGAATTTATGTGCTGGTGGCTCTAGTAGCACTTGCACTCGTAGTGGTTAAGAAAACCATCGTGATCATCCCTCAGAGTGAGACGAAAATCATAGAGCGTCTCGGACGATATTTTGCCACGCTCAAGCCTGGTATTAATGTCATCATTCCTTTCATTGACCATGCCAAGGATATTGTGTCTATGAGAAACGGAAGATACGTTTATACAAACAGCATCGACCTTCGTGAACAGGTCTACGATTTCGACCGTCAGAACGTAATCACTAAGGATAATATCCAGATGCAGATAAATGCGTTGCTCTATTTCCAGATTGTGGACCCATTCAAGAGTGTGTATGAAATCAACAATCTGCCAAACGCCATAGAGAAACTGACCCAAACTACCTTGCGTAATATAATAGGTGAGATGGAACTTGACCAGACTCTTACTTCCCGCGATACGATTAACACCAAACTCCGTGCGGTTTTGGATGATGCAACCAATAAGTGGGGAATCAAGGTAAACCGAGTAGAGTTGCAGGATATTACACCTCCTGAGAGTGTGCTCCAGGCGATGGAAAAGCAGATGCAGGCTGAACGCAACAAGCGTGCTACCATCCTGACTTCTGAAGGTGAGAAGGAAAAGCAGCGCCTGCTCTCAGAAGGTGAGAAGGCTGCCATCGTGAACAAGGCTGAGGCTGCCAAACAGCAGGCTATCCTGAATGCAGAAGGTGAGGCTACTGCCCGCATCCGTAAGGCTGAGGCCGAGGCTATTGCCATTCAGAAGATTACGGAAGCTGTAGGACAGAGTACGAATCCAGCCAACTATCTCCTGGCCCAGAAATACATCAGTATGATGCAGGAAGTAGCACAGGGTAAGGATAATAAGGTGGTTTATCTGCCATACGAGGCAACCAATCTCTTGGGTTCTATCGGAGGAATCAAAGACCTTTTTAAGGGATAA
- a CDS encoding UDP-N-acetyl glucosamine 2-epimerase, with product MKKICIVAGARPNFIKVAPVIRAIRNAQEAGNEISYQLVYTGKEDEPTLESSLFDDLGIQKPDAYLGVDCPNMNELTGQVMGQFERYLQQNATDVVIVVDDLASTMAVAIVTKKQGVQLAHIAAGTRSFDITMPKEINRLVIDGLSDILFTAGISNNSIANKEGAELSKVYMVGNVLIDNIRFLQSKMQRPEVMDEFHLKEGEYMVLTLNRKAIVNNIDEMKSLISVIDEEARQAGVKVIAPLRGKALGFVLAFKAYQEESNHQSGIQVVQPLDYLSFAYLTAHAKGVITDSGNVAEEATFNGVPCITLNSYTEHIETVKVGTNELVAEDPELLKQSMQKLLKGEWKKAGIPDRWDGRSAERIVQILAE from the coding sequence ATGAAGAAAATCTGTATCGTTGCAGGTGCAAGACCTAACTTTATCAAGGTTGCGCCCGTAATTAGAGCAATTCGTAATGCTCAGGAAGCTGGTAACGAAATCAGCTATCAGTTGGTTTACACAGGAAAAGAGGATGAACCGACTTTGGAATCTTCTCTTTTCGATGACTTAGGCATTCAGAAACCGGATGCTTATCTCGGCGTAGACTGTCCAAACATGAATGAACTTACCGGACAGGTGATGGGTCAGTTTGAGCGCTATCTGCAGCAGAATGCTACAGATGTTGTCATTGTGGTTGATGATCTTGCTTCAACCATGGCCGTGGCTATTGTTACCAAGAAGCAGGGTGTGCAGCTTGCTCATATTGCAGCCGGAACCCGTAGTTTTGACATTACCATGCCAAAGGAAATCAACCGTCTGGTGATTGATGGCTTGTCAGATATCCTCTTTACCGCAGGCATTTCAAACAACAGCATCGCCAACAAGGAAGGTGCAGAATTGTCTAAGGTTTATATGGTAGGAAATGTGCTTATCGACAACATCCGCTTCCTTCAGTCTAAAATGCAGCGTCCTGAAGTCATGGACGAGTTTCATCTGAAAGAAGGCGAATATATGGTTCTGACCTTGAACCGCAAGGCCATCGTCAATAACATTGATGAGATGAAATCGCTCATTTCTGTCATAGATGAAGAGGCGCGCCAGGCTGGAGTGAAGGTGATTGCTCCGCTTCGAGGTAAAGCCTTGGGCTTCGTGCTCGCATTCAAGGCTTATCAGGAAGAGAGTAATCATCAGAGTGGAATCCAGGTGGTTCAGCCGCTGGATTATCTGTCGTTTGCTTATCTTACAGCTCACGCCAAAGGTGTGATTACCGATTCGGGTAATGTGGCTGAAGAAGCTACCTTCAATGGGGTCCCTTGCATTACGCTCAACAGCTATACTGAGCATATTGAAACTGTAAAGGTGGGCACAAACGAACTGGTTGCTGAAGATCCGGAGTTACTGAAGCAATCTATGCAGAAACTTCTGAAGGGTGAATGGAAGAAAGCGGGCATTCCTGACAGATGGGATGGTCGCTCAGCAGAAAGAATAGTCCAGATTCTCGCTGAATAG
- a CDS encoding peptidylprolyl isomerase codes for MKKIIRLLTLALLTVPVTTFAQSEGNQNTSEPAGKVVASKPDSLLDWETPHDPTCPQVLLETSMGNILVALYNDTPKHRDNFLKLVNSGYYDGCIFQRVIKNFMIQGGDYSCRKVNMEKPQKFDVNYTVPAEIIYPKYYHKRGQLCAAREGDDENPTKASAPTDFYITWGRNFSPRQMEYYVEKLKRDGKYYAIPSEQLQKGYIKHGGVPHLDNGYTVFGEVLEGMDVVDKIQNVATDKANNDRPLTDVIILKAKQMK; via the coding sequence ATGAAGAAGATCATCAGATTATTGACACTCGCTCTTCTTACGGTGCCTGTTACGACATTCGCTCAGAGTGAAGGCAATCAGAACACATCAGAACCAGCCGGAAAAGTTGTGGCGTCTAAGCCCGATTCTCTGCTCGACTGGGAAACACCGCACGATCCAACCTGCCCTCAGGTGCTGCTGGAAACATCGATGGGCAACATTCTCGTGGCTCTCTACAACGATACTCCCAAGCATCGGGATAATTTCCTGAAACTTGTCAATTCGGGCTATTATGACGGTTGCATCTTTCAGCGTGTCATCAAGAATTTCATGATTCAGGGTGGCGATTATTCATGCAGAAAGGTGAACATGGAAAAGCCGCAGAAGTTTGATGTAAACTATACGGTTCCGGCAGAAATCATCTATCCTAAATATTATCATAAGCGCGGACAGCTCTGTGCTGCTCGCGAAGGAGATGATGAAAATCCGACCAAAGCTTCGGCGCCTACTGATTTCTACATCACCTGGGGCAGAAATTTTTCTCCACGGCAGATGGAATATTATGTAGAAAAACTGAAACGGGACGGCAAGTATTACGCCATTCCTTCAGAACAGTTGCAGAAGGGCTACATCAAGCATGGTGGTGTTCCTCACCTTGACAACGGATACACTGTATTCGGAGAGGTGCTTGAAGGCATGGATGTGGTTGATAAGATTCAGAATGTGGCTACCGATAAGGCGAACAACGACAGACCTCTCACGGATGTCATCATCCTGAAAGCCAAGCAGATGAAGTAA
- a CDS encoding L-serine ammonia-lyase, giving the protein MKSLKELYRIGKGPSSSHTMGPQRAAKLFLERCPNASYYEVTLYGSLAATGKGHMTDVAIEEVLRPHKTVNIIWQPQTFLPYHPNGMKFVGKDLNGDIIDEWTVYSIGGGAISDGTAGNEELGAKDVYDLNKLADIKQWCYDNGRSFWEYVEKCESEDIWDYLDMVWQTMKQSIRNGLDHEGVLPGPLKLQRKAATYYIKAKGYRASLQSRGLVYAYALAVSEENASGGTIVTAPTCGACGVLPAVLYHMFTSHDMSEQRILRALATAGLVGNIVKQNASISGADVGCQGEVGVACAMASAAACQLFGGSPAQVEYAAEMGLEHHLGMTCDPVCGLVQIPCIERNAFAAARALDADLYASFSDGHHTVSFDRVVEVMRQTGHDLPSLYKETSEGGLAKGFPRDI; this is encoded by the coding sequence ATGAAGTCATTAAAGGAATTATATAGAATAGGTAAGGGACCATCGAGCAGTCATACGATGGGGCCTCAGCGTGCTGCCAAACTTTTTCTGGAGCGTTGCCCTAACGCTTCTTATTATGAAGTAACCCTCTATGGAAGTCTAGCTGCTACTGGTAAGGGACACATGACTGATGTGGCAATAGAAGAAGTGCTCAGACCTCATAAAACTGTGAATATTATCTGGCAGCCACAGACTTTCCTGCCTTATCATCCCAACGGAATGAAATTTGTGGGCAAGGATCTGAACGGCGATATTATTGATGAATGGACCGTTTACAGTATTGGTGGTGGAGCCATATCAGATGGTACAGCCGGCAACGAAGAGCTGGGCGCCAAGGATGTTTATGATCTGAACAAGCTCGCCGACATCAAGCAATGGTGCTATGATAACGGACGCTCATTCTGGGAGTATGTTGAGAAATGCGAATCGGAAGATATCTGGGATTATCTCGACATGGTTTGGCAAACGATGAAGCAGAGCATCAGGAATGGTTTGGACCATGAAGGTGTTTTGCCTGGTCCGCTGAAGCTGCAGCGTAAGGCTGCCACCTATTATATAAAGGCGAAGGGTTACCGTGCTTCCCTGCAGAGCCGCGGCTTGGTTTATGCTTATGCGCTGGCTGTGAGCGAAGAGAATGCTTCGGGTGGCACCATCGTTACAGCTCCTACCTGTGGCGCCTGTGGTGTATTGCCAGCTGTACTCTACCACATGTTTACTTCTCATGATATGAGTGAACAGCGCATCTTGAGAGCCTTGGCTACAGCCGGATTGGTAGGCAACATCGTAAAGCAGAATGCTTCTATCAGTGGTGCTGATGTAGGTTGCCAGGGCGAGGTAGGTGTTGCCTGCGCCATGGCTTCGGCTGCAGCCTGTCAGCTTTTCGGAGGCAGTCCGGCTCAGGTAGAATATGCTGCCGAAATGGGATTGGAGCATCATCTCGGAATGACCTGCGACCCGGTTTGCGGACTGGTTCAGATTCCTTGCATCGAGCGAAATGCCTTTGCTGCCGCCCGAGCTTTGGATGCAGACCTCTACGCTTCCTTCTCAGATGGCCATCATACCGTATCTTTCGACCGTGTAGTTGAAGTAATGCGACAGACGGGTCATGACCTACCTTCGCTTTACAAGGAAACAAGCGAAGGCGGTTTGGCAAAGGGATTTCCAAGAGACATTTAA
- the htpG gene encoding molecular chaperone HtpG has product MAQKGNIGVTTENIFPVIKKFLYSDHDIFLREMVSNAVDATQKLKTLAAQGDFKGEIGDTTVRVSLDEKAGTLTISDHGIGMTEEEIDKYINQIAFSGVTDFLDKYKENANAIIGHFGLGFYSSFMVASKVEIITKSYKEGSKAVKWSCDGSPAFEIEDADKAERGSDIILHIADDCKEFLQKSKIEELLNKYCKFMAVPVAFGKKTEWKDGKNVETDEDNIINNVEPLWTKTPSTLKDEDYKKFYHTLYPMQDDPLFWIHLNVDFPFNLTGILYFPRIKSSIDMQRNKIQLYCNQVFVTDQVEGIVPEFLTLLHGVIDSPDIPLNVSRSYLQSDSNVKKISTYITKKVADRLNSIFKENRKEFEEKWDDLKIFINYGMLSQEDFYERAKDFALLKDVEGKYFTFEEYKTLIKDNQTDKDGNLVYLYANNKEEQYSYIEAAKQKGYSVLLMEGQLDTPMVNMLEQKLEKSRFTRVDADIIDRLIVKEDAKKTDLSKEQSDNLTEVFRSQMPQLDKTEFFVEIQALGEQNQPVLITQNEYMRRMKAMSQFQAGMNFYGQMPDSYNIVLNSDHALVKKVLEDAEANTAETLKPILAEIKGQEARLAVLHQEQNKKKPEEITQQEKDDVHNTEKAISDEKAKRNEIISGYAKNNNIVHQLIDLALLQNGMLKGASLDAFLKRSVDMIK; this is encoded by the coding sequence ATGGCACAGAAAGGTAATATTGGTGTAACGACAGAGAACATTTTCCCTGTCATCAAGAAATTCTTATATTCAGATCACGACATCTTCCTCCGTGAGATGGTTTCAAACGCCGTAGATGCTACACAGAAGTTGAAGACTCTTGCAGCTCAGGGCGATTTCAAGGGCGAGATAGGCGACACAACCGTTCGTGTCTCTCTCGATGAGAAGGCTGGAACCTTGACTATCAGCGACCATGGTATAGGTATGACTGAGGAGGAAATCGATAAATATATCAACCAGATTGCATTCTCAGGCGTAACTGACTTCCTCGATAAGTATAAGGAGAATGCCAACGCCATCATCGGCCACTTCGGTCTCGGCTTCTATTCTTCTTTCATGGTAGCCAGCAAGGTAGAAATCATCACTAAGAGCTACAAAGAGGGAAGCAAGGCTGTAAAGTGGAGCTGCGATGGTTCACCTGCTTTCGAAATCGAAGATGCAGACAAGGCTGAGCGTGGTTCAGACATCATCCTCCATATTGCTGATGATTGCAAGGAATTCCTGCAGAAGAGCAAGATTGAGGAACTTCTGAACAAGTACTGCAAGTTTATGGCAGTGCCTGTTGCTTTCGGCAAGAAGACCGAGTGGAAGGATGGCAAGAATGTGGAGACTGATGAGGATAACATTATTAATAATGTGGAGCCTCTCTGGACAAAGACTCCTAGCACCTTGAAGGATGAGGACTACAAGAAGTTCTATCACACCCTTTATCCGATGCAGGACGATCCGTTGTTCTGGATTCATCTGAATGTAGACTTCCCATTCAATCTCACGGGTATTCTCTACTTCCCACGCATCAAGAGCAGCATCGACATGCAGCGCAACAAGATTCAGCTCTATTGCAACCAGGTGTTCGTAACCGACCAGGTAGAAGGCATTGTACCAGAATTCCTCACATTGCTTCATGGTGTAATCGATTCACCGGACATTCCGCTGAACGTAAGCCGAAGCTACCTTCAGAGCGACAGCAACGTGAAGAAGATTTCTACCTACATCACCAAGAAGGTAGCCGATCGTTTGAACTCTATCTTCAAGGAGAACCGCAAGGAGTTTGAAGAGAAATGGGATGATCTCAAGATCTTCATCAACTACGGAATGCTCTCTCAGGAAGATTTCTACGAGCGCGCAAAGGACTTCGCGCTTCTGAAAGATGTTGAGGGAAAGTACTTTACTTTCGAGGAGTACAAGACGCTGATTAAGGACAACCAGACCGATAAGGACGGCAACCTGGTTTATCTCTATGCCAACAATAAGGAAGAGCAGTATTCTTACATCGAAGCTGCCAAGCAGAAGGGTTATTCTGTACTCCTGATGGAAGGTCAGCTCGATACGCCGATGGTAAACATGCTGGAGCAGAAGCTGGAGAAGAGCCGCTTTACACGTGTTGACGCCGACATCATCGACCGCCTCATCGTGAAGGAAGATGCTAAGAAGACCGATTTGAGCAAAGAGCAGTCTGACAACTTGACAGAAGTATTCCGCTCTCAGATGCCTCAACTTGACAAGACAGAATTCTTTGTAGAGATTCAGGCTTTGGGCGAACAGAACCAGCCAGTGCTCATCACCCAGAACGAGTACATGCGCCGTATGAAGGCGATGAGCCAGTTCCAGGCAGGCATGAACTTCTACGGTCAGATGCCAGACAGCTACAACATCGTACTGAACTCAGACCATGCTCTGGTAAAGAAGGTATTGGAAGATGCTGAGGCCAACACTGCTGAAACATTGAAGCCAATCCTTGCAGAAATCAAGGGTCAGGAAGCTCGCCTTGCCGTACTCCATCAGGAGCAGAACAAGAAGAAGCCTGAAGAGATTACCCAGCAGGAGAAGGATGATGTCCACAACACAGAGAAGGCTATCAGCGATGAGAAGGCTAAGCGCAACGAAATCATCTCGGGTTATGCTAAGAACAACAACATTGTTCACCAGCTCATCGACCTCGCCCTGCTTCAGAATGGTATGTTGAAGGGTGCTTCGCTCGACGCATTCCTCAAAAGAAGCGTTGACATGATTAAGTAA
- a CDS encoding RNA polymerase sigma factor, whose amino-acid sequence MIKTIAIMEQTNSNYSIIADYYSEHYNELKLYVMSRSLPADEAEDIVQNIFVRLLRGDKMITPVTLPCFVYTIAKNLIIDYYRRKHKIEEYEHFLGASDWMGRYDVDGESVFSAQQTNEILERGIARLTEKRSKVYRLNLFEGMQVSEIAQSLNLGYKAAENRLTLARKEIRDYMKKELAS is encoded by the coding sequence ATGATTAAAACAATCGCCATCATGGAACAAACAAATTCAAATTACAGCATTATTGCAGATTATTACTCTGAACACTACAACGAGCTGAAGTTGTATGTCATGTCGCGTTCGCTTCCGGCAGACGAGGCTGAAGATATCGTGCAGAATATTTTTGTGCGATTACTTCGAGGCGATAAGATGATTACGCCTGTAACCTTACCATGTTTTGTATACACCATTGCCAAGAATCTGATTATCGATTATTACCGTCGCAAACATAAGATTGAGGAGTATGAACACTTCCTGGGAGCTAGCGACTGGATGGGAAGATATGATGTTGATGGCGAATCTGTTTTCTCTGCCCAGCAGACCAACGAGATTCTGGAGCGTGGAATTGCCAGGCTCACGGAGAAGAGAAGCAAGGTTTACCGCCTGAACCTTTTCGAAGGAATGCAGGTGAGCGAGATTGCCCAAAGTCTGAACCTCGGATATAAAGCGGCTGAGAATCGTCTGACTCTGGCTAGAAAAGAAATAAGAGATTATATGAAAAAAGAGTTGGCTAGTTAA